From the genome of Streptomyces sp. NBC_01116, one region includes:
- a CDS encoding ADP-ribosylglycohydrolase family protein, with product MSTGTTAVWGRAEQQDFRSRVRGALLGGAVGDALGAGVSELVLEEIRAAHGAEGVTDYVPAHGRRGAVTALTQLTLFTVDGLIRAQVRRDTGAWHPPTDVHRAHLRWAATQHDWGPDERREDNGWLAAEEWLYARREPARECLGGFGDSVMGTLDRPKNPTARDAGALTRSAPFGLLVGWEPGLVLQLAVECAAQSHGHPAAQLSAGAFAVLVHGLARGESLDGAVRHVLALLAERPGHEPVTGALRQALGSVRQGIPGPALIEALGASDAAEEVLAAAVYCALVSEDIRHGLRLAVNHSGPSRATGSVCGALLGALHGETALPPAWLAELEGRATLLELADDFAMEMTQGPALHSPAAVAPGWLARYPRG from the coding sequence GTGAGCACAGGGACCACGGCGGTCTGGGGCCGGGCCGAGCAGCAGGATTTCCGCAGCCGGGTCCGTGGGGCACTGCTCGGCGGGGCCGTCGGGGACGCGCTCGGGGCGGGGGTCAGCGAGCTCGTGCTGGAGGAGATCCGCGCCGCCCACGGTGCCGAGGGGGTCACCGACTACGTCCCCGCGCACGGCAGACGCGGCGCCGTCACCGCCCTCACCCAGCTCACCCTGTTCACCGTCGACGGGCTGATCCGCGCCCAGGTCCGCCGTGACACCGGGGCATGGCACCCGCCCACCGATGTGCACCGGGCCCATCTGCGCTGGGCCGCCACCCAGCACGACTGGGGGCCCGACGAGCGGCGCGAGGACAACGGCTGGCTGGCCGCCGAGGAGTGGCTCTACGCCCGCCGCGAGCCGGCCCGGGAATGCCTGGGCGGGTTCGGGGACTCCGTCATGGGCACCCTCGACCGGCCGAAGAACCCCACCGCCCGCGACGCGGGCGCCCTCACCCGGTCCGCGCCGTTCGGGCTCCTGGTGGGCTGGGAGCCGGGACTCGTGCTCCAGCTGGCCGTCGAGTGCGCGGCCCAGTCCCACGGTCACCCCGCCGCCCAGCTGTCCGCCGGGGCCTTCGCCGTACTCGTGCACGGTCTCGCACGCGGCGAGAGCCTGGACGGGGCCGTGCGACACGTCCTGGCGCTGCTCGCCGAACGCCCCGGCCACGAGCCGGTGACCGGGGCCCTGCGACAGGCCCTCGGCTCGGTGCGGCAGGGCATCCCGGGCCCGGCGCTGATCGAGGCCCTGGGCGCGAGCGACGCCGCCGAGGAGGTCCTCGCCGCCGCCGTGTACTGCGCGCTGGTCAGCGAGGACATCCGGCACGGGCTGAGGCTCGCCGTCAACCACAGCGGCCCCTCCCGCGCCACGGGGTCGGTCTGCGGGGCGCTGCTCGGGGCGCTGCACGGCGAGACCGCGCTGCCGCCGGCCTGGCTCGCGGAGCTGGAGGGACGGGCCACGCTCCTCGAACTGGCCGACGACTTCGCGATGGAGATGACCCAGGGCCCCGCCCTGCACAGCCCGGCGGCCGTCGCCCCGGGCTGGCTGGCCCGCTACCCGCGCGGCTGA
- a CDS encoding sodium:solute symporter family protein, translating to MNSLDWAVLIGYFGVMVAIGLWSHKRVDNVSDFFTAGGRMPWWLSGISHHMSGYSAVMFTGYAGIAYQYGVTSFVTWSLPIAIGIFIGAKLFAPRLNRLRSRLHVASPLEYLKNRYNLRTQQALAWSGLLLKIVDVGAKWAAIATLLSVFTGLSITQGILITGVVTGIYCTVGGLWADALTELGQFIIQLFAGLAMLLAVMSELDGFSTLWTVWDKLPEGHADPTAGPYTVTFLMAFLFIKTFEYNGGMWNQAQRYMATDSAASATRSARLSAILWFVWPLVLFFPMWCAPLLVDAQKPDASDSYALMTEQLLPHGLLGLVIVGFFSHTMAMCSSDANAIAAVFTRDIAPTLSKAARGWNERAGLIAARWTTVAFLALSMAIATQINSPAFKDIITVVIKWVAGLMGPIAIPFMLGLLRPFRKSGPTAALVSWASGLFAFWLVNYPIHWAVEGGVPLQYQVSVPLAVSLVLYILIGYVKPEDTPERDALLTRINEGDGDDDGDGTATAATIPAQDGGPAPAPRPRG from the coding sequence ATGAACAGTCTCGACTGGGCTGTACTCATCGGCTACTTCGGCGTGATGGTGGCGATCGGACTCTGGTCGCACAAGCGCGTGGACAACGTCAGCGACTTCTTCACGGCCGGCGGCAGGATGCCGTGGTGGCTGTCGGGCATCTCGCACCACATGTCCGGCTACAGCGCGGTGATGTTCACCGGTTACGCCGGCATCGCGTACCAGTACGGGGTCACGTCCTTCGTGACCTGGTCACTGCCCATCGCCATCGGCATCTTCATCGGAGCGAAGCTCTTCGCGCCCCGGCTGAACCGGCTGCGCTCACGGCTCCACGTCGCCTCGCCGCTGGAGTACCTCAAGAACCGCTACAACCTCCGGACCCAGCAGGCGCTCGCCTGGTCGGGGCTGCTGCTGAAGATCGTGGACGTCGGCGCCAAGTGGGCGGCCATCGCGACCCTGTTGTCCGTCTTCACCGGCCTCTCGATCACCCAGGGCATCCTGATCACCGGGGTCGTCACCGGCATCTACTGCACCGTCGGCGGGCTGTGGGCGGACGCCCTCACCGAACTGGGCCAGTTCATCATCCAGTTGTTCGCCGGGCTGGCGATGCTGCTCGCCGTGATGAGCGAGCTCGACGGCTTCTCCACGCTGTGGACCGTCTGGGACAAGCTGCCGGAAGGGCACGCGGACCCGACCGCGGGCCCGTACACGGTGACCTTCCTGATGGCCTTCCTGTTCATCAAGACCTTCGAGTACAACGGCGGCATGTGGAACCAGGCCCAGCGGTACATGGCCACCGACTCGGCCGCCTCCGCCACCCGGTCCGCCCGGCTCTCGGCGATCCTGTGGTTCGTCTGGCCGCTGGTGCTGTTCTTCCCGATGTGGTGCGCGCCGCTCCTGGTCGACGCGCAGAAGCCCGACGCCTCCGACAGCTACGCCCTGATGACCGAACAGCTGCTGCCGCACGGCCTGTTGGGCCTGGTCATCGTCGGCTTCTTCTCCCACACGATGGCCATGTGCTCCTCGGACGCCAACGCCATCGCGGCCGTCTTCACCCGGGACATCGCCCCGACGCTCTCGAAGGCGGCGCGCGGCTGGAACGAGCGTGCCGGGCTGATCGCGGCGCGCTGGACCACCGTGGCCTTCCTGGCGCTGTCGATGGCCATCGCGACACAGATCAACTCGCCCGCGTTCAAGGACATCATCACCGTGGTGATCAAGTGGGTCGCCGGGCTGATGGGCCCGATCGCGATCCCCTTCATGCTGGGTCTGCTGCGCCCGTTCCGGAAGTCCGGGCCGACGGCGGCGCTGGTCAGCTGGGCCTCCGGCCTGTTCGCCTTCTGGCTGGTCAACTACCCGATCCACTGGGCGGTCGAGGGCGGGGTGCCACTCCAGTACCAGGTGTCCGTGCCGCTCGCCGTCTCGCTCGTCCTCTACATCCTGATCGGCTACGTGAAGCCGGAGGACACCCCGGAGCGCGACGCGCTCCTGACCCGGATCAACGAGGGCGACGGTGACGACGACGGGGACGGCACGGCGACGGCCGCCACGATCCCCGCCCAGGACGGAGGCCCGGCCCCCGCCCCCCGGCCGCGCGGGTAG
- a CDS encoding SDR family oxidoreductase — MLLTGKTVIVSGVGPGLGHRVAGTVVRDGGRAVLGARTAANLAKSAAEIDPGGRHTAHLSTDITDEAQCEALAALAVERFGGIDAVVHVAAWDSYFGGLQDADFTTWQSVIDVNLLGTLRMTRACLPALKERGGSVVVIGTQSAVAAPSQVWQAAYAASKGALTSAMYSLARELGPDRIRVNTVLPGWMWGPPVQAYVRFTAHSEGVPEPEVLARLTERMALPELATDGDVAEAVAFLASDRARAITGQSLLVNAGELMR; from the coding sequence ATGTTGCTCACGGGGAAGACCGTCATCGTGTCGGGCGTAGGGCCGGGGCTCGGGCACCGGGTCGCCGGGACCGTCGTCCGGGACGGCGGACGCGCGGTGCTCGGCGCGCGTACGGCGGCGAACCTGGCCAAGTCCGCGGCGGAGATCGATCCGGGCGGCCGGCACACCGCCCACCTCTCCACCGACATCACGGACGAGGCGCAGTGCGAGGCGCTGGCGGCGCTCGCGGTGGAGCGGTTCGGGGGGATCGACGCGGTGGTCCATGTCGCGGCCTGGGACAGCTACTTCGGCGGACTCCAGGACGCGGACTTCACCACCTGGCAGTCGGTCATCGACGTGAACCTCCTGGGCACCCTGCGGATGACCCGGGCCTGCCTGCCCGCCCTCAAGGAGCGGGGCGGTTCGGTGGTGGTGATCGGCACGCAGTCCGCGGTGGCCGCCCCCTCCCAGGTGTGGCAGGCGGCGTACGCGGCGTCGAAGGGGGCGCTCACCTCGGCCATGTACTCGCTCGCCCGGGAGCTGGGCCCGGACCGGATCCGGGTCAACACGGTGCTGCCGGGCTGGATGTGGGGGCCGCCGGTGCAGGCGTACGTCCGGTTCACCGCGCACTCCGAGGGCGTACCGGAGCCCGAGGTGCTGGCCCGGCTCACCGAACGGATGGCGCTGCCGGAGCTGGCCACGGACGGGGACGTGGCGGAGGCCGTCGCCTTCCTGGCCTCCGACCGGGCACGGGCGATCACGGGCCAGTCGCTGCTGGTCAACGCGGGCGAGCTGATGCGCTGA